A section of the Lathamus discolor isolate bLatDis1 chromosome 6, bLatDis1.hap1, whole genome shotgun sequence genome encodes:
- the LOC136017084 gene encoding antigen WC1.1-like isoform X3, which translates to MEPVRVLGVLLWVQLSVGQPWSTPGPQAELSTAQGPDELRLVGGGGRCAGRVEVKHEGEWGSVCNYDFDWDAHWATVACRQLGCGTAATSSPYAPFGQGTGRIWLHIFFCRGDEAMLQDCPHFGWGQHFCSHERDVGVTCTDAVELRLVGGSGPCAGKVEVKLRGRWGTVADDTWDMVDAEVVCQQLGCGSATRAYMESSRFGHDDSPINVVLVNCRGHEKALWECEVRGWGPYSGIHDFDTGVVCQGFSRLVGGDGTCAGRLEVRQGRAWAGVCEDAVDANAAQVVCRELGCGSVLAVPGAALFPAGAEPPWDAGFECSGSELLLSACRRRAPSARGCPGHASIICSSYTGFRLANHSSRCAGRVEVMAGGTWGSLCASAWDLPDARVLCHHLGCGPASAVLPGGSFGSGNGSLRVDAFGCSGSERHPGECPVAVLGEPTCPPGHAAAVKCSGAAEPLRLLEGQSRCEGRLEVSTSPGAWAAVPAGLRDTQVATVACGELGCGEPESVYPVPGPSAGGLREVRCAGSEDVLAQCNVSATAVAPSGAAEALAVACSGSRRLRLAGGPGRCAGRVELYVEGAWSPVCQDAWGIPDATVVCRQLGCGAALEAPGSARFGPGAAPPWPGTGGCAGTEASLWDCPAPLQSGCRRGGGAGAVCSGLLSLRLAGGSGRCSGHLELLYNGTWGRVCANGTSPATAAAACRQLGCGDGGSLGAGPAPLPAPAWLAWVRCEDGARSLWRCPSAPWRLQPCGPGGDAHVVCAEDGAEGTLPPTPGSPCPHGDACTGVPRASSPQAAAVPVPTVLCAVLGVLLCLALAALAVQMHRAWAGRREPGKAVDAVYEELDYTMMPEYQKVPSRPGSPTEGSETKLPYYTAEDVEESDPSAAPGPPALPEDGPPDGYDDAEAVPEESLGTGDTPEGVAHARGHRPPPGGTGEPPEQPPGDTGYDDADVGTLGTLL; encoded by the exons ATGGagcctgtgagggtgctgggggtaCTCCTGTGGGTGCAGCTCAGCGTGGGGCAGCCGTGGAGCACCCCAGGGCCCCAGGCTGAGCTCAGCACGGCGCAGGGCCCCGATGAGCTGCGGCTGGTGGGTGGCGGTGGGCGCTGCGCCGGGAGGGTGGAGGTGAAGCACGAAGGTGAATGGGGCTCTGTCTGCAACTACGACTTCGACTGGGATGCCCACTGGGCCACCGTGGCGTGCCGGCAGCTGGGCTGCGGCACCGCGGCCACGTCGTCGCCGTACGCTCCGTTCGGGCAGGGCACCGGCCGCATCTGGCTCCACATCTTCTTCTGCCGCGGCGACGAGGCGATGCTGCAGGATTGTCCCCATTTCGGATGGGGCCAGCACTTCTGCAGCCACGAGCGCGATGTGGGGGTGACCTGCACAG ACGCGGTGGAGCTGAGGCTGGTGGGCGGCAGCGGTCCCTGCGCCGGGAAGGTGGAGGTGAAGCTGCGGGGACGCTGGGGCACGGTGGCGGACGACACGTGGGACATGGTGGATGCCGAGGTGGTTTGCCAGCAGCTGGGCTGCGGCTCGGCCACCAGAGCCTACATGGAGAGCAGCCGCTTCGGCCATGACGACAGCCCCATCAACGTGGTGCTGGTGAACTGCCGCGGGCACGAGAAAGCGCTTTGGGAGTGCgaggtgaggggctgggggccCTACAGCGGCATCCATGACTTCGACACCGGCGTCGTCTGCCAAG GGTTCTCCCGGCTGGTTGGCGGCGATGGCACCTGCGCGGGGCGGCTGGAGGTGCGGCAGGGCCGGGCCTGGGCCGGGGTCTGTGAGGACGCCGTGGATGCGAACGCTGCCCAGGTCGTGTGCCGGGAGCTGGGCTGCGGCTCGGTGCTGGCTGTGCCCGGGGCCGCTCTGTTCCCGGCAGGAGCGGAGCCTCCATGGGACGCAGGATTCGAGTGCAGCGGCAGCGAGCTCCTCCTCAGCGCCTGCAGGCGGCGGGCACCGAGCGCCCGGGGCTGCCCCGGCCACGCCAGCATCATCTGCTCCT CCTACACCGGCTTCCGGCTGGCGAACCACAGCTCGCGCTGCGCCGGGCGGGTGGAGGTGATGGCAGGGGGGACGTGGGGGTCCCTGTGCGCCAGCGCCTGGGACCTGCCCGATGCCCGCGTCCTCTGCCACCACCTGGGCTGCGGCCCTGCCAGCGCCGTGCTCCCGGGAGGCTCCTTCGGCAGCGGGAACGGGAGCCTGCGGGTGGATGCCTTCGGCTGCAGCGGCAGCGAGCGGCACCCCGGCGAGTGCCCCGTGGCGGTGCTGGGGGAGCCGACCTGCCCCCCCGGGCACGCTGCCGCGGTCAAGTGCTCAG GCGCTGCCGAGCCCCTGCGGCTGCTGGAGGGGCAGAGCCGGTGCGAGGGGCGGCTGGAGGTCAGCACGAGCCCCGGCGCCTGGGCCGCTGTGCCCGCGGGGCTCCGGGACACCCAGGTCGCCACCGTGGCGTGCGGGGAGCTGGGCTGCGGCGAGCCGGAGAGCGTGTACCCCGTGCCGGGCCCCAGCGCCGGGGGGCTGCGGGAGGTGCGGTGCGCGGGCAGCGAGGACGTCCTGGCGCAATGCAACGTCTCGGCCACGGCCGTTGCTCCGAGCGGCGCTGCCGAGGCGCTGGCTGTTGCGTGCTCCG GCAGCCGGCGGCTGAGGCTGGCGGGGGGCCCTGGTCGCTGCGCCGGGCGTGTGGAGCTCTACGTCGAGGGCGCTTGGAGCCCCGTGTGCCAGGACGCGTGGGGCATCCCGGACGCCACCGTCGTGTGCCGGCAGCTGGGCTGCGGGGCAGCGCTGGAGGCGCCCGGCTCCGCTCGCTTCGgccccggcgcggccccgccgTGGCCGGGTACCGGTGGCTGCGCCGGCACCGAGGCGTCCCTTTGGGATTGCCCGGCCCCGCTGCAGAGCGGCTgccggcgcggcggcggggccggcgccgTGTGCTCAG ggctgctctccctgcGGCTGGCGGGCGGCAGCGGCCGCTGCAGCGGGCACCTGGAGCTCCTCTACAACGGGACGTGGGGCCGCGTGTGCGCCAACGGCACCAGCCCGGCCACGGCCGCCGCcgcctgcaggcagctgggctgCGGGGACGGGGGCAGCCTCGGGGCCGGCCCtgccccgctcccggccccCGCCTGGCTCGCCTGGGTGCGCTGCGAGGACGGGGCCCGCTCGCTGTGGCGCTGCCCCTCGGCTCCCTGGCGCCTGCAGCCGTGCGGGCCCGGCGGGGACGCGCATGTGGTGTGCGCCGAGGACGGCGCCGAGGGGACGCTCCCCCCGACCCCAGGGAGCCCCTGCCCGCACGGGGACGCGTGCACAG GGGtccccagggccagcagcccgCAGGCAGCCGCCGTGCCGGTGCCGACGGTCCTGTGCGcggtgctgggggtgctgctgtgcctggcgctggctgccctggctgtgcagaTGCACCGTGCCTGGGCTGGGCGACGAG agCCTGGCAAAGCCGTGGATGCTGTCTATGAGGAGCTGGACTACACCATGATGCCGGAGTACCAGAAGGTGCCCAGTCGCCCAG GCTCCCCAACAGAGGGCTCAGAGACGAAGCTGCCCTATTACACTGCAGAGGATGTGGAGGAGAGTGACCCCAGCGCAGCCCCAG gcccccctgccctgcctgagGACGGACCCCCCGATGGCTACGATGATGCCGAGGCTGTGCCAGAGGAGTCCCTTGGCACTGGGGACACCCCCGAGGGGGTGGCACATGCAC GTGGGCACCGTCCCCCCCCAGGAGGCACAGGGGAGCCGCCGGAGCAGCCCCCAGGGGACACAGGCTACGATGATGCTGATGTTGGCACCTTGGGGACACTGCTGTGA
- the LOC136017084 gene encoding scavenger receptor cysteine-rich type 1 protein M130-like isoform X1, which produces MEPVRVLGVLLWVQLSVGQPWSTPGPQAELSTAQGPDELRLVGGGGRCAGRVEVKHEGEWGSVCNYDFDWDAHWATVACRQLGCGTAATSSPYAPFGQGTGRIWLHIFFCRGDEAMLQDCPHFGWGQHFCSHERDVGVTCTDAVELRLVGGSGPCAGKVEVKLRGRWGTVADDTWDMVDAEVVCQQLGCGSATRAYMESSRFGHDDSPINVVLVNCRGHEKALWECEVRGWGPYSGIHDFDTGVVCQGFSRLVGGDGTCAGRLEVRQGRAWAGVCEDAVDANAAQVVCRELGCGSVLAVPGAALFPAGAEPPWDAGFECSGSELLLSACRRRAPSARGCPGHASIICSSYTGFRLANHSSRCAGRVEVMAGGTWGSLCASAWDLPDARVLCHHLGCGPASAVLPGGSFGSGNGSLRVDAFGCSGSERHPGECPVAVLGEPTCPPGHAAAVKCSGAAEPLRLLEGQSRCEGRLEVSTSPGAWAAVPAGLRDTQVATVACGELGCGEPESVYPVPGPSAGGLREVRCAGSEDVLAQCNVSATAVAPSGAAEALAVACSGECPGRAGGAGPAGGSPVASRPCPAGSRRLRLAGGPGRCAGRVELYVEGAWSPVCQDAWGIPDATVVCRQLGCGAALEAPGSARFGPGAAPPWPGTGGCAGTEASLWDCPAPLQSGCRRGGGAGAVCSGLLSLRLAGGSGRCSGHLELLYNGTWGRVCANGTSPATAAAACRQLGCGDGGSLGAGPAPLPAPAWLAWVRCEDGARSLWRCPSAPWRLQPCGPGGDAHVVCAEDGAEGTLPPTPGSPCPHGDACTGVPRASSPQAAAVPVPTVLCAVLGVLLCLALAALAVQMHRAWAGRREPGKAVDAVYEELDYTMMPEYQKVPSRPGSPTEGSETKLPYYTAEDVEESDPSAAPGPPALPEDGPPDGYDDAEAVPEESLGTGDTPEGVAHARGHRPPPGGTGEPPEQPPGDTGYDDADVGTLGTLL; this is translated from the exons ATGGagcctgtgagggtgctgggggtaCTCCTGTGGGTGCAGCTCAGCGTGGGGCAGCCGTGGAGCACCCCAGGGCCCCAGGCTGAGCTCAGCACGGCGCAGGGCCCCGATGAGCTGCGGCTGGTGGGTGGCGGTGGGCGCTGCGCCGGGAGGGTGGAGGTGAAGCACGAAGGTGAATGGGGCTCTGTCTGCAACTACGACTTCGACTGGGATGCCCACTGGGCCACCGTGGCGTGCCGGCAGCTGGGCTGCGGCACCGCGGCCACGTCGTCGCCGTACGCTCCGTTCGGGCAGGGCACCGGCCGCATCTGGCTCCACATCTTCTTCTGCCGCGGCGACGAGGCGATGCTGCAGGATTGTCCCCATTTCGGATGGGGCCAGCACTTCTGCAGCCACGAGCGCGATGTGGGGGTGACCTGCACAG ACGCGGTGGAGCTGAGGCTGGTGGGCGGCAGCGGTCCCTGCGCCGGGAAGGTGGAGGTGAAGCTGCGGGGACGCTGGGGCACGGTGGCGGACGACACGTGGGACATGGTGGATGCCGAGGTGGTTTGCCAGCAGCTGGGCTGCGGCTCGGCCACCAGAGCCTACATGGAGAGCAGCCGCTTCGGCCATGACGACAGCCCCATCAACGTGGTGCTGGTGAACTGCCGCGGGCACGAGAAAGCGCTTTGGGAGTGCgaggtgaggggctgggggccCTACAGCGGCATCCATGACTTCGACACCGGCGTCGTCTGCCAAG GGTTCTCCCGGCTGGTTGGCGGCGATGGCACCTGCGCGGGGCGGCTGGAGGTGCGGCAGGGCCGGGCCTGGGCCGGGGTCTGTGAGGACGCCGTGGATGCGAACGCTGCCCAGGTCGTGTGCCGGGAGCTGGGCTGCGGCTCGGTGCTGGCTGTGCCCGGGGCCGCTCTGTTCCCGGCAGGAGCGGAGCCTCCATGGGACGCAGGATTCGAGTGCAGCGGCAGCGAGCTCCTCCTCAGCGCCTGCAGGCGGCGGGCACCGAGCGCCCGGGGCTGCCCCGGCCACGCCAGCATCATCTGCTCCT CCTACACCGGCTTCCGGCTGGCGAACCACAGCTCGCGCTGCGCCGGGCGGGTGGAGGTGATGGCAGGGGGGACGTGGGGGTCCCTGTGCGCCAGCGCCTGGGACCTGCCCGATGCCCGCGTCCTCTGCCACCACCTGGGCTGCGGCCCTGCCAGCGCCGTGCTCCCGGGAGGCTCCTTCGGCAGCGGGAACGGGAGCCTGCGGGTGGATGCCTTCGGCTGCAGCGGCAGCGAGCGGCACCCCGGCGAGTGCCCCGTGGCGGTGCTGGGGGAGCCGACCTGCCCCCCCGGGCACGCTGCCGCGGTCAAGTGCTCAG GCGCTGCCGAGCCCCTGCGGCTGCTGGAGGGGCAGAGCCGGTGCGAGGGGCGGCTGGAGGTCAGCACGAGCCCCGGCGCCTGGGCCGCTGTGCCCGCGGGGCTCCGGGACACCCAGGTCGCCACCGTGGCGTGCGGGGAGCTGGGCTGCGGCGAGCCGGAGAGCGTGTACCCCGTGCCGGGCCCCAGCGCCGGGGGGCTGCGGGAGGTGCGGTGCGCGGGCAGCGAGGACGTCCTGGCGCAATGCAACGTCTCGGCCACGGCCGTTGCTCCGAGCGGCGCTGCCGAGGCGCTGGCTGTTGCGTGCTCCGGTGAGTGCCCCGGCAGGGCCGGGGGTGCCGGTCCCGCAGGCGGCAGCCCCGTTGCATCCCGTCCGTGTCCCGCAGGCAGCCGGCGGCTGAGGCTGGCGGGGGGCCCTGGTCGCTGCGCCGGGCGTGTGGAGCTCTACGTCGAGGGCGCTTGGAGCCCCGTGTGCCAGGACGCGTGGGGCATCCCGGACGCCACCGTCGTGTGCCGGCAGCTGGGCTGCGGGGCAGCGCTGGAGGCGCCCGGCTCCGCTCGCTTCGgccccggcgcggccccgccgTGGCCGGGTACCGGTGGCTGCGCCGGCACCGAGGCGTCCCTTTGGGATTGCCCGGCCCCGCTGCAGAGCGGCTgccggcgcggcggcggggccggcgccgTGTGCTCAG ggctgctctccctgcGGCTGGCGGGCGGCAGCGGCCGCTGCAGCGGGCACCTGGAGCTCCTCTACAACGGGACGTGGGGCCGCGTGTGCGCCAACGGCACCAGCCCGGCCACGGCCGCCGCcgcctgcaggcagctgggctgCGGGGACGGGGGCAGCCTCGGGGCCGGCCCtgccccgctcccggccccCGCCTGGCTCGCCTGGGTGCGCTGCGAGGACGGGGCCCGCTCGCTGTGGCGCTGCCCCTCGGCTCCCTGGCGCCTGCAGCCGTGCGGGCCCGGCGGGGACGCGCATGTGGTGTGCGCCGAGGACGGCGCCGAGGGGACGCTCCCCCCGACCCCAGGGAGCCCCTGCCCGCACGGGGACGCGTGCACAG GGGtccccagggccagcagcccgCAGGCAGCCGCCGTGCCGGTGCCGACGGTCCTGTGCGcggtgctgggggtgctgctgtgcctggcgctggctgccctggctgtgcagaTGCACCGTGCCTGGGCTGGGCGACGAG agCCTGGCAAAGCCGTGGATGCTGTCTATGAGGAGCTGGACTACACCATGATGCCGGAGTACCAGAAGGTGCCCAGTCGCCCAG GCTCCCCAACAGAGGGCTCAGAGACGAAGCTGCCCTATTACACTGCAGAGGATGTGGAGGAGAGTGACCCCAGCGCAGCCCCAG gcccccctgccctgcctgagGACGGACCCCCCGATGGCTACGATGATGCCGAGGCTGTGCCAGAGGAGTCCCTTGGCACTGGGGACACCCCCGAGGGGGTGGCACATGCAC GTGGGCACCGTCCCCCCCCAGGAGGCACAGGGGAGCCGCCGGAGCAGCCCCCAGGGGACACAGGCTACGATGATGCTGATGTTGGCACCTTGGGGACACTGCTGTGA
- the LOC136017084 gene encoding scavenger receptor cysteine-rich type 1 protein M130-like isoform X2 codes for MEPVRVLGVLLWVQLSVGQPWSTPGPQAELSTAQGPDELRLVGGGGRCAGRVEVKHEGEWGSVCNYDFDWDAHWATVACRQLGCGTAATSSPYAPFGQGTGRIWLHIFFCRGDEAMLQDCPHFGWGQHFCSHERDVGVTCTDAVELRLVGGSGPCAGKVEVKLRGRWGTVADDTWDMVDAEVVCQQLGCGSATRAYMESSRFGHDDSPINVVLVNCRGHEKALWECEVRGWGPYSGIHDFDTGVVCQGFSRLVGGDGTCAGRLEVRQGRAWAGVCEDAVDANAAQVVCRELGCGSVLAVPGAALFPAGAEPPWDAGFECSGSELLLSACRRRAPSARGCPGHASIICSSYTGFRLANHSSRCAGRVEVMAGGTWGSLCASAWDLPDARVLCHHLGCGPASAVLPGGSFGSGNGSLRVDAFGCSGSERHPGECPVAVLGEPTCPPGHAAAVKCSGAAEPLRLLEGQSRCEGRLEVSTSPGAWAAVPAGLRDTQVATVACGELGCGEPESVYPVPGPSAGGLREVRCAGSEDVLAQCNVSATAVAPSGAAEALAVACSGECPGRAGGAGPAGGSPVASRPCPAGSRRLRLAGGPGRCAGRVELYVEGAWSPVCQDAWGIPDATVVCRQLGCGAALEAPGSARFGPGAAPPWPGTGGCAGTEASLWDCPAPLQSGCRRGGGAGAVCSGLLSLRLAGGSGRCSGHLELLYNGTWGRVCANGTSPATAAAACRQLGCGDGGSLGAGPAPLPAPAWLAWVRCEDGARSLWRCPSAPWRLQPCGPGGDAHVVCAEDGAEGTLPPTPGSPCPHGDACTGVPRASSPQAAAVPVPTVLCAVLGVLLCLALAALAVQMHRAWAGRREPGKAVDAVYEELDYTMMPEYQKVPSRPGSPTEGSETKLPYYTAEDVEESDPSAAPGPPALPEDGPPDGYDDAEAVPEESLGTGDTPEGVAHARGTGEPPEQPPGDTGYDDADVGTLGTLL; via the exons ATGGagcctgtgagggtgctgggggtaCTCCTGTGGGTGCAGCTCAGCGTGGGGCAGCCGTGGAGCACCCCAGGGCCCCAGGCTGAGCTCAGCACGGCGCAGGGCCCCGATGAGCTGCGGCTGGTGGGTGGCGGTGGGCGCTGCGCCGGGAGGGTGGAGGTGAAGCACGAAGGTGAATGGGGCTCTGTCTGCAACTACGACTTCGACTGGGATGCCCACTGGGCCACCGTGGCGTGCCGGCAGCTGGGCTGCGGCACCGCGGCCACGTCGTCGCCGTACGCTCCGTTCGGGCAGGGCACCGGCCGCATCTGGCTCCACATCTTCTTCTGCCGCGGCGACGAGGCGATGCTGCAGGATTGTCCCCATTTCGGATGGGGCCAGCACTTCTGCAGCCACGAGCGCGATGTGGGGGTGACCTGCACAG ACGCGGTGGAGCTGAGGCTGGTGGGCGGCAGCGGTCCCTGCGCCGGGAAGGTGGAGGTGAAGCTGCGGGGACGCTGGGGCACGGTGGCGGACGACACGTGGGACATGGTGGATGCCGAGGTGGTTTGCCAGCAGCTGGGCTGCGGCTCGGCCACCAGAGCCTACATGGAGAGCAGCCGCTTCGGCCATGACGACAGCCCCATCAACGTGGTGCTGGTGAACTGCCGCGGGCACGAGAAAGCGCTTTGGGAGTGCgaggtgaggggctgggggccCTACAGCGGCATCCATGACTTCGACACCGGCGTCGTCTGCCAAG GGTTCTCCCGGCTGGTTGGCGGCGATGGCACCTGCGCGGGGCGGCTGGAGGTGCGGCAGGGCCGGGCCTGGGCCGGGGTCTGTGAGGACGCCGTGGATGCGAACGCTGCCCAGGTCGTGTGCCGGGAGCTGGGCTGCGGCTCGGTGCTGGCTGTGCCCGGGGCCGCTCTGTTCCCGGCAGGAGCGGAGCCTCCATGGGACGCAGGATTCGAGTGCAGCGGCAGCGAGCTCCTCCTCAGCGCCTGCAGGCGGCGGGCACCGAGCGCCCGGGGCTGCCCCGGCCACGCCAGCATCATCTGCTCCT CCTACACCGGCTTCCGGCTGGCGAACCACAGCTCGCGCTGCGCCGGGCGGGTGGAGGTGATGGCAGGGGGGACGTGGGGGTCCCTGTGCGCCAGCGCCTGGGACCTGCCCGATGCCCGCGTCCTCTGCCACCACCTGGGCTGCGGCCCTGCCAGCGCCGTGCTCCCGGGAGGCTCCTTCGGCAGCGGGAACGGGAGCCTGCGGGTGGATGCCTTCGGCTGCAGCGGCAGCGAGCGGCACCCCGGCGAGTGCCCCGTGGCGGTGCTGGGGGAGCCGACCTGCCCCCCCGGGCACGCTGCCGCGGTCAAGTGCTCAG GCGCTGCCGAGCCCCTGCGGCTGCTGGAGGGGCAGAGCCGGTGCGAGGGGCGGCTGGAGGTCAGCACGAGCCCCGGCGCCTGGGCCGCTGTGCCCGCGGGGCTCCGGGACACCCAGGTCGCCACCGTGGCGTGCGGGGAGCTGGGCTGCGGCGAGCCGGAGAGCGTGTACCCCGTGCCGGGCCCCAGCGCCGGGGGGCTGCGGGAGGTGCGGTGCGCGGGCAGCGAGGACGTCCTGGCGCAATGCAACGTCTCGGCCACGGCCGTTGCTCCGAGCGGCGCTGCCGAGGCGCTGGCTGTTGCGTGCTCCGGTGAGTGCCCCGGCAGGGCCGGGGGTGCCGGTCCCGCAGGCGGCAGCCCCGTTGCATCCCGTCCGTGTCCCGCAGGCAGCCGGCGGCTGAGGCTGGCGGGGGGCCCTGGTCGCTGCGCCGGGCGTGTGGAGCTCTACGTCGAGGGCGCTTGGAGCCCCGTGTGCCAGGACGCGTGGGGCATCCCGGACGCCACCGTCGTGTGCCGGCAGCTGGGCTGCGGGGCAGCGCTGGAGGCGCCCGGCTCCGCTCGCTTCGgccccggcgcggccccgccgTGGCCGGGTACCGGTGGCTGCGCCGGCACCGAGGCGTCCCTTTGGGATTGCCCGGCCCCGCTGCAGAGCGGCTgccggcgcggcggcggggccggcgccgTGTGCTCAG ggctgctctccctgcGGCTGGCGGGCGGCAGCGGCCGCTGCAGCGGGCACCTGGAGCTCCTCTACAACGGGACGTGGGGCCGCGTGTGCGCCAACGGCACCAGCCCGGCCACGGCCGCCGCcgcctgcaggcagctgggctgCGGGGACGGGGGCAGCCTCGGGGCCGGCCCtgccccgctcccggccccCGCCTGGCTCGCCTGGGTGCGCTGCGAGGACGGGGCCCGCTCGCTGTGGCGCTGCCCCTCGGCTCCCTGGCGCCTGCAGCCGTGCGGGCCCGGCGGGGACGCGCATGTGGTGTGCGCCGAGGACGGCGCCGAGGGGACGCTCCCCCCGACCCCAGGGAGCCCCTGCCCGCACGGGGACGCGTGCACAG GGGtccccagggccagcagcccgCAGGCAGCCGCCGTGCCGGTGCCGACGGTCCTGTGCGcggtgctgggggtgctgctgtgcctggcgctggctgccctggctgtgcagaTGCACCGTGCCTGGGCTGGGCGACGAG agCCTGGCAAAGCCGTGGATGCTGTCTATGAGGAGCTGGACTACACCATGATGCCGGAGTACCAGAAGGTGCCCAGTCGCCCAG GCTCCCCAACAGAGGGCTCAGAGACGAAGCTGCCCTATTACACTGCAGAGGATGTGGAGGAGAGTGACCCCAGCGCAGCCCCAG gcccccctgccctgcctgagGACGGACCCCCCGATGGCTACGATGATGCCGAGGCTGTGCCAGAGGAGTCCCTTGGCACTGGGGACACCCCCGAGGGGGTGGCACATGCAC GAGGCACAGGGGAGCCGCCGGAGCAGCCCCCAGGGGACACAGGCTACGATGATGCTGATGTTGGCACCTTGGGGACACTGCTGTGA